In a genomic window of Nostoc sp. UHCC 0870:
- a CDS encoding thioredoxin family protein, which produces MVLTASTMLPLGTKAPDFHLPEVVSGETISLASFADKKVLLVMFICRHCPFVKHIQNELSKLGEDYRTSDLAIAAISSNDAEKYPDDAPESLKALALEQGWQFPLCYDETQETAKAYTAACTPDFFVFDGDRKLVYRGQLDDSRPSNGKPVTGSDLRAAIDTVLAGKPITTEQKPSIGCNIKWKPGNEPSYFG; this is translated from the coding sequence ATGGTTTTAACTGCTTCAACCATGTTGCCATTAGGCACAAAAGCACCAGATTTTCATCTACCAGAAGTAGTATCTGGAGAGACTATTTCTTTGGCTAGCTTTGCCGACAAAAAAGTGCTGTTGGTAATGTTTATTTGTCGGCATTGTCCATTTGTGAAGCATATTCAAAATGAATTAAGCAAGTTAGGGGAAGATTATCGCACGAGTGATTTAGCGATCGCAGCTATTAGCTCCAACGATGCCGAAAAGTATCCAGATGATGCACCTGAATCTCTCAAAGCACTAGCTCTAGAACAGGGATGGCAATTTCCGTTATGCTACGACGAAACCCAGGAAACAGCTAAGGCTTACACAGCAGCTTGTACCCCTGATTTTTTCGTTTTTGATGGCGATCGCAAACTAGTTTACCGAGGTCAGTTAGATGATAGCCGTCCCAGTAATGGTAAACCAGTCACAGGCTCAGATTTACGCGCTGCTATTGATACAGTTTTGGCTGGTAAACCCATAACCACTGAACAAAAGCCCAGTATTGGTTGCAATATTAAATGGAAGCCGGGAAATGAACCCAGTTATTTCGGGTAG
- a CDS encoding alpha-amylase, giving the protein MAQINGTMMQYFHWYIPNDGNLWSKVEASAPELADAGFTAMWLPPAYKGFAGSFDVGYGVYDLFDLGEFDQKGSVRTKYGTRQQYLDAVKSLQTHGLQVYADAVLNHKMGGDAVETPKATPFPQDDRLNPKGGLQDIKTYTHYNFPGRQGKYSNFEWHWWHFDAVDYNEYNGGDRSTVYLLEGKRFDDYVALEKGNFAYLMGCDLDFQNEWVRGETTYWGKWCLDTTKVDGFRIDAIKHISSWFFPQWIDELERHAGKDLFMVGEYWYNDINTLLWYVDAVRGKMSVFDVPLHYNFHQASKSGGNYDMRRILDGTMMQQRPTHAVTFVENHDSQPLQALESVVEPWFKPLAYAIILLRQEGYPCVFHADYYGAEYEDWGKDGNRYNIFMPSHRWIIDKLLYARKHYAYGPQYNYLDHWNTIGWTRLGDEDHPQGMAVIMSDSSEGSKWMEVGKPNTKFIDLTEHIKEPVYTNEWGWGEFRCLGGSVSVWVQA; this is encoded by the coding sequence ATGGCACAGATTAATGGCACAATGATGCAATACTTCCACTGGTACATCCCTAACGATGGGAACTTGTGGAGTAAAGTTGAGGCTTCAGCACCAGAACTAGCAGATGCAGGTTTTACAGCCATGTGGCTACCACCAGCCTACAAAGGCTTTGCTGGGTCGTTTGATGTGGGATATGGTGTTTATGACTTATTTGATTTAGGTGAGTTTGATCAAAAAGGCTCAGTGCGGACGAAATACGGTACACGTCAGCAGTATCTTGATGCGGTTAAATCTCTGCAAACGCATGGTTTACAAGTTTATGCAGATGCGGTACTAAATCATAAGATGGGTGGTGATGCAGTAGAAACACCAAAAGCCACTCCTTTTCCTCAAGACGATCGCCTGAATCCTAAAGGTGGTTTACAAGATATTAAGACCTACACTCATTATAATTTTCCTGGACGGCAAGGCAAATATTCTAACTTTGAGTGGCATTGGTGGCATTTTGATGCTGTTGATTATAACGAATATAACGGTGGCGATCGCAGCACAGTCTATTTATTAGAAGGTAAAAGATTTGACGACTACGTAGCCTTAGAAAAAGGCAACTTTGCCTATTTGATGGGTTGTGATCTGGATTTTCAAAATGAGTGGGTGCGCGGTGAAACTACCTACTGGGGTAAGTGGTGTCTTGACACCACAAAGGTAGATGGTTTCCGCATCGATGCTATTAAACATATTTCCTCTTGGTTCTTTCCACAATGGATAGATGAACTAGAACGCCATGCTGGTAAAGATTTATTTATGGTAGGAGAGTATTGGTATAACGATATTAATACTCTCCTTTGGTATGTTGATGCTGTGCGTGGGAAGATGTCAGTTTTTGACGTACCACTACATTACAACTTCCATCAAGCCAGCAAATCTGGAGGCAATTATGATATGCGCCGGATTTTGGATGGCACAATGATGCAACAACGTCCTACCCATGCTGTGACATTTGTCGAAAATCATGATTCTCAGCCTTTGCAAGCTTTGGAATCTGTTGTTGAACCTTGGTTTAAACCCTTAGCTTACGCCATTATTTTATTACGACAAGAAGGCTATCCTTGTGTCTTTCATGCTGACTACTATGGTGCAGAGTATGAAGACTGGGGAAAAGATGGCAATCGTTACAATATTTTTATGCCGTCTCACCGTTGGATAATTGATAAGTTACTTTATGCACGTAAACATTATGCTTACGGGCCACAATACAACTATTTAGACCATTGGAATACTATTGGTTGGACACGCTTAGGTGATGAAGATCATCCTCAAGGGATGGCTGTGATTATGAGTGATAGTTCAGAAGGTTCTAAGTGGATGGAAGTGGGTAAACCCAATACTAAGTTTATTGACTTAACTGAACATATTAAAGAACCTGTATATACCAATGAATGGGGCTGGGGTGAATTTCGTTGTCTAGGCGGTTCAGTATCTGTTTGGGTGCAAGCTTAA
- a CDS encoding chlorophyll a/b-binding protein: MRTNNAIIDDQGLMNNFAIEPKVYVDEQGDRTGFTPYAELLNGRLAMIGFISLIALEVFTGHGIFGLFANL, encoded by the coding sequence ATGCGTACAAACAATGCCATTATTGACGACCAAGGTCTGATGAACAACTTCGCGATTGAGCCAAAGGTTTATGTAGATGAGCAAGGCGATCGCACTGGTTTTACTCCCTATGCAGAATTACTCAACGGTCGTTTAGCCATGATTGGTTTTATCTCCCTGATTGCTTTAGAAGTATTTACAGGACATGGTATTTTTGGTCTTTTCGCTAATCTGTAA
- the aroA gene encoding 3-phosphoshikimate 1-carboxyvinyltransferase, giving the protein MLASAITLETQEDLSHKLIIQTPAVGVSLQGRIQIPGDKSISHRALMLGAIAQGETEIQGLLLGEDPRSTASCFQAMGAEISPLNTELVRVKGIGLGNLQEPVDVLNAGNSGTTLRLMLGLLASHPGRFFTVTGDSSLRSRPMSRVVKPLQQMGAQIWGRKDNSLAPLAIQGQVLKPIHYHSPIASAQVKSCIMLAGLFTEGKTTITEPALSRDHSERMLRAFGADVSVDPETNSVTVTGTAQLYGQKVIVPGDISSAAFWLVAGAIVPGSELVVENVGVNPTRTGILEALEMMGADIQLENQREVAGEPVADVRVRYSRLHSCTIAGDIVPRMIDEIPILAVAAVFAEGTTLIRDAEELRVKESDRITVMAQQLNQLGAKVTELPDGMEITGGTPLVGTDVDSHTDHRIAMSLAIAALNASGITTIHRAEAAAISYPNFTNTLQQILG; this is encoded by the coding sequence ATGTTAGCTTCTGCCATAACCTTAGAAACGCAAGAAGACCTTTCCCATAAGTTAATTATTCAAACACCTGCTGTTGGGGTATCTTTACAGGGTCGTATCCAAATTCCAGGGGATAAATCAATTTCCCATCGGGCGTTGATGTTGGGTGCGATCGCTCAAGGTGAAACGGAAATCCAAGGTCTTCTCTTGGGAGAAGATCCCCGTAGCACTGCTAGCTGTTTTCAAGCTATGGGTGCGGAGATTTCACCGTTAAATACAGAATTGGTGCGGGTGAAAGGCATTGGTCTAGGCAATTTGCAAGAACCTGTAGATGTGTTGAATGCTGGTAACTCTGGCACAACCTTACGCCTGATGTTAGGACTATTAGCATCCCATCCAGGGCGGTTTTTTACCGTCACTGGTGATAGTTCCTTGCGATCGCGTCCGATGTCCCGTGTAGTCAAACCACTGCAACAAATGGGGGCGCAAATCTGGGGACGTAAAGATAATTCTTTAGCACCCTTGGCGATTCAAGGACAGGTACTCAAACCCATTCACTATCATTCTCCCATCGCCTCAGCCCAAGTCAAATCCTGTATTATGCTGGCTGGGTTATTCACTGAGGGTAAAACTACTATCACAGAACCAGCCCTTTCCCGTGACCATAGCGAGCGGATGCTGAGGGCGTTTGGTGCGGATGTCAGTGTTGATCCAGAGACTAACAGCGTCACTGTAACTGGTACTGCTCAATTGTATGGGCAGAAAGTCATTGTACCGGGGGATATTAGTTCTGCGGCCTTTTGGTTAGTGGCTGGGGCGATCGTTCCCGGTTCAGAATTAGTGGTGGAAAACGTCGGTGTGAATCCCACACGTACAGGGATATTGGAAGCTTTAGAAATGATGGGGGCTGACATTCAACTGGAAAATCAGCGAGAAGTCGCAGGCGAACCAGTAGCAGATGTGCGGGTGCGTTATAGTCGTTTACACAGTTGTACCATTGCTGGGGATATAGTACCGCGCATGATTGATGAAATCCCTATTTTGGCTGTGGCGGCGGTGTTTGCGGAAGGTACTACCCTAATTCGGGATGCAGAAGAGTTGAGAGTGAAAGAAAGCGATCGCATTACGGTAATGGCGCAACAACTTAATCAACTCGGTGCAAAAGTTACCGAATTACCCGATGGGATGGAGATTACTGGCGGGACTCCCTTAGTAGGGACAGATGTGGATAGTCATACAGATCATCGCATTGCCATGAGTTTAGCGATCGCTGCTTTAAACGCCAGTGGAATCACCACCATTCACCGCGCCGAAGCAGCAGCTATTTCTTATCCCAACTTCACTAATACACTCCAACAGATTTTAGGGTGA
- a CDS encoding low molecular weight protein tyrosine phosphatase family protein, producing MKKLLFICSQNRLRSPTAEVVFADYEGIETDSAGLDHYAEVPVSTEAIEWADIIFVMEKSHKTKLARNFQPFLKDKRIICLDIPDEFEYMDSALIEILKKKVVKIIRNS from the coding sequence ATGAAAAAACTTTTATTCATTTGTAGCCAGAATAGATTACGAAGTCCTACTGCTGAGGTTGTATTTGCTGATTATGAAGGAATAGAGACAGATTCAGCAGGTTTAGATCACTATGCAGAAGTCCCAGTGTCAACCGAAGCAATTGAGTGGGCTGATATTATTTTTGTCATGGAAAAGTCTCATAAGACAAAACTTGCACGAAACTTTCAACCATTCCTCAAGGATAAGAGGATAATTTGTTTAGATATACCAGATGAATTTGAATATATGGATTCAGCTTTAATAGAAATACTAAAGAAAAAAGTAGTTAAAATAATTCGTAATTCGTAA
- a CDS encoding AbrB/MazE/SpoVT family DNA-binding domain-containing protein, whose protein sequence is MQIQKVCKVGNSLGITLPKEILQKLRVKEGDSLFITETPDGVHVTAYDPDFEKAMAAYRKVSTKYRNALRDLA, encoded by the coding sequence ATGCAAATACAAAAAGTTTGCAAGGTTGGTAACTCTTTGGGGATTACCCTTCCTAAAGAAATTCTGCAAAAGCTGAGAGTCAAGGAAGGAGATAGTTTATTTATTACAGAAACACCTGATGGTGTTCATGTAACTGCTTACGATCCAGACTTTGAAAAAGCAATGGCGGCTTATAGAAAAGTAAGCACGAAATACAGGAACGCATTACGTGACTTGGCATAA
- a CDS encoding penicillin acylase family protein, with translation MKNFRKRWLSKGLKISVVVLILLGLLLVSFLGYTIRRSFPVENGAIAISGIKAEVTVQRDQSGVPHIYAANSHDLFMAQGYIHTQDRFWQMDFWRHIGSGRLAEMFGASQLDTDKYLRTLGWARVAQQELQQMDAEMKANLVAYADGVNAYLQEHQGTALSLEYGVLKLLNPGYQVAPWKPLHSLTWGKVMAYDLGRNFQSEIERTVLLKTLTPNQVEELFPAYPQDLPVILPELQTGKTTPEITNKPVIAEVAEIAPTVESITKPMLALEKLIGATGVGIGSNNWVISGKRTATGKPILANDPHLAVQMPSIWYEVGLHCTTKNAECPYNVTGFSFAGMLGVIVGHSDRIAWGVTNVQSDVMDLYIEKINPNNPNQYEVNGKWVDMQLVPETIQVAGSQPILQTVRYTRHGPILSDVSPNLQKFKQNQAIPIPQNYAVALRWTALEPTRLVYSIPQINRAENWQEFRTAASDFDVPAQNLVYADIEGNIGYQMPGKFPIRAKGNGRYPIPGWTDEYEWQGYIDFEKLPHSFNPPQGYIATANNLVASEYPYLITTDWVYGYRAQRIVEMITQQNQPISLADVQKIQGDNLNLNAQNLVPFLQNLTFDTPRLKAAQKLLQDWNLQLGMTSPVAALFEVFYKYLLADTFHDQLPSEYFPDGSDRWYAVLQNIIQQPNSNWWDNTKTTTVENRDQILQQAFREAVDELERIQGENPQSWNWGKLHTITFRNATLGKSGVTAIEALFNRGAFSTSGNGETINANRWRANKSFEVTDIPSLRMIVDLSNLDNSLAIHTPGQSGHAFHRHYADMIDPWRNLEYHPMLWEEKTVAAKAVATLRLTPKSHN, from the coding sequence ATGAAAAATTTCCGCAAGCGTTGGTTATCCAAAGGACTGAAAATAAGTGTAGTTGTACTGATATTGCTAGGGTTATTGTTAGTATCATTTTTAGGCTACACTATACGGCGTTCTTTTCCTGTAGAAAATGGAGCGATCGCTATTTCTGGTATTAAAGCAGAAGTGACAGTCCAACGGGATCAATCGGGTGTACCTCATATATATGCAGCGAACTCCCACGACTTATTTATGGCGCAGGGTTACATCCACACCCAAGACAGATTTTGGCAAATGGATTTTTGGCGACATATTGGTTCTGGTAGATTAGCAGAAATGTTTGGAGCTTCGCAATTAGATACTGATAAATATCTGCGAACCCTGGGATGGGCAAGGGTGGCGCAGCAAGAACTCCAGCAAATGGATGCAGAAATGAAGGCTAATTTGGTAGCCTATGCTGATGGTGTGAATGCTTATCTGCAAGAACATCAAGGTACTGCGTTGAGTCTCGAATATGGGGTACTAAAATTACTCAATCCTGGCTATCAAGTCGCACCTTGGAAACCTCTACATTCCCTGACTTGGGGGAAGGTGATGGCTTACGATTTGGGTAGAAATTTTCAAAGCGAAATTGAACGTACTGTTTTGCTGAAAACTCTCACGCCTAATCAGGTGGAGGAACTTTTTCCAGCCTACCCGCAAGATTTGCCTGTGATTTTACCGGAATTGCAAACGGGGAAAACAACACCAGAAATAACTAATAAACCTGTGATTGCTGAAGTGGCAGAAATTGCTCCTACTGTTGAATCAATTACTAAACCAATGTTGGCGTTAGAAAAACTTATTGGTGCTACAGGAGTGGGTATTGGTTCAAATAACTGGGTGATATCGGGTAAGCGCACTGCTACAGGTAAACCGATTTTGGCGAATGATCCTCATTTGGCGGTACAAATGCCTTCGATTTGGTATGAGGTGGGTTTGCACTGCACTACTAAAAATGCTGAATGTCCTTACAATGTGACTGGTTTTTCCTTTGCGGGAATGTTGGGGGTAATTGTTGGACATAGCGATCGCATTGCTTGGGGTGTGACTAATGTACAATCCGATGTGATGGACTTATATATTGAGAAAATCAACCCCAATAATCCCAATCAATATGAAGTGAATGGTAAATGGGTAGATATGCAGCTTGTTCCAGAAACTATTCAAGTTGCAGGAAGTCAGCCTATTTTGCAGACAGTTCGCTACACCAGACATGGGCCGATTCTTTCTGATGTTTCGCCTAACTTGCAAAAATTTAAGCAAAATCAAGCAATACCAATACCACAAAACTATGCTGTAGCTTTGCGTTGGACAGCTTTAGAGCCAACAAGACTCGTTTATTCAATTCCCCAAATTAATCGCGCTGAAAATTGGCAAGAGTTCCGCACTGCTGCTAGTGACTTTGATGTGCCTGCACAGAACTTAGTCTATGCTGATATCGAGGGTAATATCGGTTATCAAATGCCTGGTAAATTCCCAATTCGGGCTAAGGGAAATGGACGTTACCCTATTCCCGGTTGGACTGATGAATATGAGTGGCAAGGTTATATTGACTTTGAAAAATTACCTCATAGTTTCAATCCACCCCAAGGTTATATAGCTACTGCAAATAATTTAGTTGCAAGTGAATATCCTTATTTAATTACTACAGATTGGGTTTATGGCTATCGCGCCCAGCGCATTGTCGAGATGATTACCCAACAAAATCAGCCGATTTCTTTGGCGGATGTGCAGAAAATCCAAGGTGATAATCTGAATTTAAATGCTCAGAATCTTGTGCCATTTTTACAAAATCTTACTTTTGATACTCCCAGATTAAAGGCTGCTCAAAAACTTCTACAAGATTGGAATTTGCAGCTAGGTATGACATCGCCTGTAGCGGCTTTATTTGAAGTATTTTATAAGTATTTGTTAGCCGATACATTTCATGATCAACTACCTTCAGAATACTTTCCTGATGGGAGCGATCGCTGGTATGCTGTCTTACAAAATATCATTCAACAGCCTAATAGTAATTGGTGGGATAATACCAAAACCACCACAGTCGAAAACCGCGACCAAATTTTACAGCAAGCTTTTAGAGAAGCTGTAGACGAACTAGAACGTATTCAAGGCGAAAATCCTCAATCTTGGAATTGGGGTAAATTGCATACTATTACTTTTCGTAACGCCACCTTGGGAAAATCTGGTGTTACAGCCATTGAAGCTTTATTTAATCGCGGTGCTTTTAGCACATCTGGGAATGGGGAGACTATTAATGCTAACCGTTGGCGAGCAAATAAATCCTTTGAAGTGACAGATATTCCTTCACTACGAATGATTGTAGATTTAAGCAATTTAGATAATTCGCTGGCTATTCATACACCCGGACAGTCAGGTCATGCTTTCCATAGACACTATGCTGATATGATTGACCCTTGGCGCAACCTGGAATATCACCCGATGCTTTGGGAAGAAAAGACGGTTGCTGCTAAGGCTGTGGCGACATTGAGGTTAACACCAAAATCCCACAATTAA